In Pectinophora gossypiella chromosome 5, ilPecGoss1.1, whole genome shotgun sequence, a genomic segment contains:
- the LOC126366924 gene encoding E3 ubiquitin-protein ligase Hakai — translation MNGEKRNSRGRGRGRGRGRGRGRGRGRGKKVAKVMSSDEEECSVEENSQDTEDNVVAEEPKEEVEQPEPPKLEVPSDISQLEAPVFTTLQRGPPEPMLRLDWSHRATLIGEKVLNPMIYCCDICSKPILIYGRMIPCKHVFCLSCARADHTHCPRCREKVLRVEQTGLGTVFMCTHSGTRYGNTGCRRTYLSQRDLQAHINHRHVSSGAGDAKPEQEPPAASVAIVKPLTQVPPTANDPRGHTHARGARTNLITVPIQDQPDTHNYYNYYAPAPTSSLPLVAHALSVPPPYYTPATYPAPPQHYVAQPGQATMSPGVGGAAGGAGGADGPRWEAPPAYGHAPAPPAAWPHAPPPLAPPPHPAHPPHPHPPPPHHYYR, via the exons ATGAACGGTGAGAAAAGAAACTCTCGTGGCCGTGGCCGTGGTCGCGGTCGCGGTCGTGGCCGAGGCAGAGGCCGTGGGCGGGGCAAGAAGGTCGCTAAAGTCATGTCTTCGGATGAAGAGGAATGCTCCGTGGAAGAAAATTCCCAGGACACAGAAGATAATGTAGTAGCTGAAGAGCCGAAAGAGGAGGTGGAACAGCCGGAACCACCGAAAT TGGAGGTTCCATCAGACATATCTCAACTGGAAGCACCAGTGTTCACCACACTGCAGCGTGGCCCCCCGGAACCAATGCTAAGACTAGATTGGAGTCACCGAGCCACTCTTATTGGGGAGAAAGTCCTCAATCCTATGATATATTGTTGTGACATCTGCTCTAAACCTATACTTATTTATGGGAGAATG ATTCCATGTAAACATGTGTTTTGCCTATCCTGTGCCAGGGCTGATCACACACACTGTCCGAGGTGCAGGGAAAag GTTCTGAGAGTGGAACAGACTGGTCTAGGCACAGTGTTCATGTGCACACATTCTGGCACGAGATATGGCAACACTGGATGCAGAAGGACTTATTTGTCACAG AGGGACCTTCAAGCGCACATCAACCACAGACATGTGTCATCAGGCGCTGGCGACGCAAAGCCGGAACAGGAGCCACCAGCTGCCTCTGTAGCTATCGTCAAACCGCTCACT CAAGTCCCGCCGACGGCGAACGACCCGCGCGGCCACACGCATGCGCGCGGCGCCCGCACCAACCTCATCACGGTGCCCATACAGGACCAGCCAGATACGCATAACTATTACAATTATTATGCT CCGGCGCCCACGTCGTCGCTGCCGCTGGTGGCGCACGCGCTGAGCGTGCCGCCGCCCTACTACACGCCCGCTACGTACCCCGCGCCGCCGCAGCACTACGTCGCGCAGCCTG GGCAGGCCACAATGAGCCCGGGCGTGGGAggtgcggcgggcggcgcgggcggcgccgacGGGCCGCGCTGGGAGGCGCCGCCCGCCTACGGccacgcgcccgcgccgcccgccgcctgGCCGCACGCGCCCCCGCCCCTCGCGCCCCCGCCGCACCCCGCGCACCCCCCGCACCCGCACCCGCCCCCGCCGCACCACTACTACCGGtag
- the LOC126366667 gene encoding uncharacterized protein LOC126366667 encodes MSDKEQLDKLLKRRRTIKAKVTSFENYLKLLLSCEKITDLQRIDLDGRFSKFIDVYPEFDKLQTEIEILSDTPDVMFSYREQLEAQYHTLVAQARILLEKVLEPQLQGGSDRFHDADAEPVPSTCLFYNKESNGNPLQVTSNWAH; translated from the exons ATGAGTGATAAAGAGCAGTTAGACAAGCTTCTAAAAAGGCGTAGAACAATAAAAGCGAAAGTTACTAGCTTTGAAAACTACTTAAAATTATTACTCAGTTGTGAAAAAATAACAGACTTACAACGTATCGATTTAGATGGACGTTTTAGTAAATTCATTGATGTATACCCAGAGTTTGATAAATTACAGACGGAGATTGAGATCCTGAGTGACACTCCGGACGTGATGTTCTCCTACCGCGAGCAACTAGAAGCGCAGTATCATACATTGGTGGCGCAGGCTCGCATCTTACTGGAGAAGGTGCTGGAGCCGCAGCTTCAAGGAGGGTCTGACCGGTTCCACGATGCGGATGCAGAGCCAG TACCGAGTACGTGTCTCTTCTACAACAAAGAATCAAATGGCAATCCTCTTCAAGTGACCTCAAACTGGGCGCACTAG
- the LOC126366629 gene encoding transmembrane protein 115, whose protein sequence is MAALRVFSRNLPYLRQQFSALLGNTSPSVKFICVVVVIGYILSFSEDVVNVLSVTPGYLLPPSFQLWSTFTFWFLEIHLWEVVIDIVTVGLCGKLIEPLWGQMEMMKFFVLTNAGVAFLTTFYYLMIFVCTGNTSYLFDIHVHGLAGYLAAVSVAVKQIMPDHLLIKTPLGKLTNRSLPLLILIVAIILWAVGALEGTYPCMWGSGTILSWFYLRFWQRHSSGTRGDMADNFTFDNFFPTVMQPVVRGILGPPHRCLVRLGLCAPSQRRVHLALSPRGVTISMPGVEPQDMERRRQIALKALSERLSKTSEQTRQKNLSTKVNMEAVRKMQPPHVIPQFPSEAAAGPPSEATLVDLTEPPAAPPAPRHS, encoded by the exons ATGGCTGCGCTTAGGGTTTTTAGCCGTAATTTACCATATTTACGACAACAATTTTCCGCTTTATTAGGAAACACATCACCCTCTGTGAAATTTATATGTGTGGTTGTGGTTATTGGATACATCTTATCATTTTCTGAAGATGTAGTGAACGTTCTAAGTGTCACTCCAGGATATTTGTTGCCACCTTCTTTCCAACTTTGGTCCACTTTCACGTTTTGGTTTCTCGAGATTCACTTGTGGGAGGTGGTGATTGATATTGTGACTGTGGGACTATGTGGGAAGTTGATAGAGCCACTATGGGGGCAGATGGAGATGATGAAGTTTTTCGTGCTGACGAACGCCGGCGTAGCATTCTTGACGACGTTTTACTATTTGATGATATTTGTGTGTACGGGGAATACATCGTATTTGTTCGACATACACGTCCACGGGCTGGCTGGGTACTTGGCTGCGGTGAGCGTGGCTGTCAAGCAAATAATGCCAGATCATTTGCTGATCAAAACACCATTAG GAAAGCTCACAAACCGGTCATTGCCATTACTGATCCTGATTGTGGCCATAATTCTTTGGGCCGTTGGTGCCTTGGAGGGCACATACCCATGTATGTGGGGCAGTGGCACCATACTCTCGTGGTTCTATCTCCGCTTCTGGCAGAGACACAGCAGCGGCACTAGAGGGGATATGGCTGATAATTTCACCTTTGATAA TTTCTTCCCGACGGTGATGCAGCCGGTGGTGCGCGGCATCCTGGGGCCACCGCACCGCTGCCTGGTGCGGCTGGGATTGTGCGCGCCCAGCCAGCGCCGCGTGCACCTGGCGCTCAGCCCGCGCGGCGTCACCATCTCTATGCCCGGCGTCGAGCCGCAGGACATGGAGCGAAGAAG ACAAATCGCGCTCAAGGCGTTGAGCGAGCGATTATCGAAGACTTCAGAACAGACGCGACAGAAGAATTTATCGACGAAGGTGAATATGGAGGCGGTGAGGAAGATGCAGCCGCCGCACGTGATCCCGCAGTTCCCCAGCGAGGCGGCGGCCGGCCCCCCCAGTGAGGCCACCCTGGTGGACCTCACGGagccccccgccgcgccgcccgcgccgcgacACTCATGA
- the LOC126366653 gene encoding NAD(P)H-hydrate epimerase isoform X1, translating into MLFRRLIGGALLLRLANVCSATNTTMAGKQCNSRRTSYLTQTDAAALDQDLFNEYKFSVDQLMELAGLSVASAVARAYPVTTFCTVLVVCGPGNNGGDGLVAARHLALFGYSVWVYYPKRTAKPLYENLLHQASSFGVTILDELAPNDDFKIIVDALFGFSFKPPVRDELKPALYAMIDSKSPVCSVDIPSGWDVEKGPISVKSLKPAMLISLSAPKLCARPEIILDAKHYLGGRFLPPGLIEKYNLTLPNYPDQDQIVKLLC; encoded by the exons atgttattccGTAGATTGATCGGTGGTGCGTTGTTG CTAAGATTAGCGAACGTGTGCAGTGCGACAAATACAACGATGGCTGGTAAGCAGTGCAACAGTCGCCGCACGTCGTATCTGACGCAGACAGACGCGGCGGCGCTCGATCAGGACCTATTCAATGAATACAAATTCAGTGTCGATCAACTCATGGAACTAGCTGGTTTGAGCGTCGCCTCGGCGGTGGCGAGAGCTTATCCAGTTACCAC ATTCTGCACCGTGCTTGTAGTCTGTGGGCCTGGCAATAATGGAGGAGATGGGCTGGTAGCAGCAAGACATTTGGCACTATTTGGGTATTCAGTATGGGTATACTACCCCAAGCGCACAGCAAAGCCTCTTTACGAAAATCTCCTACACCAAGCGTCCAGTTTTGGGGTAACAATACTGGATGAACTGGCACCAAAtgatgattttaaaataatagttgATGCACTATTTGGATTCAGTTTTAAACCACCAGTAAGAGATGAACTCAAGCCTGCACTGTATGCAATGATTGATTCTAAAAGTCCAGTTTGCAG TGTGGATATACCAAGTGGGTGGGATGTAGAAAAGGGACCAATCAGCGTTAAATCTTTAAAGCCAGCTATGCTGATTTCTCTGTCGGCACCTAAGCTATGTGCGAGACCAGAAATTATACTTGATGCCAAGCATTACTTGGGTGGACGCTTCCTTCCTCCTGGACTCATTGAAAAATACAACTTAACTTTACCAAATTATCCTGACCAAGACCAAATTGTTAAACTattgtgttaa
- the LOC126366653 gene encoding NAD(P)H-hydrate epimerase isoform X2, giving the protein MAGKQCNSRRTSYLTQTDAAALDQDLFNEYKFSVDQLMELAGLSVASAVARAYPVTTFCTVLVVCGPGNNGGDGLVAARHLALFGYSVWVYYPKRTAKPLYENLLHQASSFGVTILDELAPNDDFKIIVDALFGFSFKPPVRDELKPALYAMIDSKSPVCSVDIPSGWDVEKGPISVKSLKPAMLISLSAPKLCARPEIILDAKHYLGGRFLPPGLIEKYNLTLPNYPDQDQIVKLLC; this is encoded by the exons ATGGCTGGTAAGCAGTGCAACAGTCGCCGCACGTCGTATCTGACGCAGACAGACGCGGCGGCGCTCGATCAGGACCTATTCAATGAATACAAATTCAGTGTCGATCAACTCATGGAACTAGCTGGTTTGAGCGTCGCCTCGGCGGTGGCGAGAGCTTATCCAGTTACCAC ATTCTGCACCGTGCTTGTAGTCTGTGGGCCTGGCAATAATGGAGGAGATGGGCTGGTAGCAGCAAGACATTTGGCACTATTTGGGTATTCAGTATGGGTATACTACCCCAAGCGCACAGCAAAGCCTCTTTACGAAAATCTCCTACACCAAGCGTCCAGTTTTGGGGTAACAATACTGGATGAACTGGCACCAAAtgatgattttaaaataatagttgATGCACTATTTGGATTCAGTTTTAAACCACCAGTAAGAGATGAACTCAAGCCTGCACTGTATGCAATGATTGATTCTAAAAGTCCAGTTTGCAG TGTGGATATACCAAGTGGGTGGGATGTAGAAAAGGGACCAATCAGCGTTAAATCTTTAAAGCCAGCTATGCTGATTTCTCTGTCGGCACCTAAGCTATGTGCGAGACCAGAAATTATACTTGATGCCAAGCATTACTTGGGTGGACGCTTCCTTCCTCCTGGACTCATTGAAAAATACAACTTAACTTTACCAAATTATCCTGACCAAGACCAAATTGTTAAACTattgtgttaa